One stretch of Thalassophryne amazonica chromosome 19, fThaAma1.1, whole genome shotgun sequence DNA includes these proteins:
- the lrrc57 gene encoding leucine-rich repeat-containing protein 57, with protein MGNSALKSHLETSQKTGVFQLTGKGLQEFPEELQRLTSNLRTVDLSSNKIEVLPAQIGNFLQLRSLVLNSNRFTNIPSEIGKLKKLETLSLNGNRILHLPPALSQLKALRTLSLAGNFISEFPSGLGTLRQLDLLDLSHNKIQNVPAEVSELQAIEINLNQNQISVLSAEISLCPRLKVLRLEENCLELSSIPLSILSDSQVSLFSVEGNLFEVKKLRDLNGYEKYMERFTATRKKFA; from the exons ATGGGGAACAGTGCACTCAAGTCTCATCTGGAAACTTCCCAGAAGACCGGAGTTTTCCAACTAACAGGGAAGGGACTGCAAGAG TTTCCAGAGGAGCTGCAGAGGTTGACCAGTAACCTGCGGACGGTGGATCTGTCCAGTAACAAGATTGAGGTTCTTCCTGCGCAGATCGGAAACTTCCTGCAGCTGAGGAGTTTGGTGCTCAACTCCAACCGATTCA CCAACATTCCCAGTGAAATTGGGAAGCTGAAGAAACTGGAGACTCTGAGTCTGAATGGAAATCGGATCCTACATTTACCTCCGGCTTTAAGCCAGCTCAAAGCACTGCGAACCCTCAGCCTGGCTGGGAACTTCATCTCCGAGTTCCCTTCTGGTCTGGGAACCCTGAGGCAACTGGACCTGCTGGACCTGTCCCACAACAAGATCCAGAATGTCCCCGCTGAGGTCTCAGAGCTGCAGGCCATCGAGATCAACCTCAATCAGAACCAG ATCTCAGTCCTATCAGCAGAGATCTCTCTGTGTCCTCGTCTGAAGGTGCTCCGTCTTGAAGAGAACTGTTTAGAGCTCTCCTCCATCCCTCTGTCCATCCTGAGCGACTCCCAGGTCTCGCTCTTTTCTGTGGAAGGAAACCTGTTTGAAGTGAAGAAGCTCAGAGATCTGAATGGATACGAAAAG TACATGGAGCGTTTCACTGCCACCAGGAAGAAGTTTGCTTGA